A stretch of Lactuca sativa cultivar Salinas chromosome 6, Lsat_Salinas_v11, whole genome shotgun sequence DNA encodes these proteins:
- the LOC111903303 gene encoding F-box protein CPR1, with the protein MENLPDVLLSNIFIRLLAKQLAQMRCVSKSWNALLSESSFIKSHLHRSIQNNTTNGILLLFYRLFSFGSKSFTAYPSQSPHSELTDFIKLPINHQSENNRGKVIGSVNGLICFKYGSNHDFGVIHDSEIIYGSNHDPEVVCIWNPSLSALLTLPPYYTPPYSIQHSFRFGFDPKTDDYKVVKFTRPMERQGIMISVKDWLPIEVYSMRKGSWKSITQRLPSNLRDIFSCDTLCVDGHEGHLHWITETDDTWNSVLTVFTFDLSSETFWEMPFPKYVIDLMGYHNANDVWVQLGVLGGKLCVMSRALPDYKWEVWVMDEYGVGDSWVKHYVFPPFSGYNIVGCGFTLQNEFFIKVRGRGFALYDPVEEKTKIFKSYGENVNCGGKVVNYVDSLVWVTPERSCCSISQFKY; encoded by the coding sequence ATGGAGAATCTCCCAGACGTTCTTTTATCAAACATATTCATCCGGTTACTCGCGAAACAGCTTGCTCAGATGAGGTGCGTTTCTAAATCATGGAATGCTCTTTTATCTGAATCCTCTTTCATAAAATCTCACCTTCATCGTTCAATTCAAAACAACACCACCAATGGAATTCTCTTGCTCTTCTATCGCTTATTTTCTTTTGGCTCCAAATCGTTCACAGCATATCCCTCTCAATCTCCCCATTCGGAACTCACTGATTTCATCAAACTCCCAATTAATCACCAATCCGAAAATAATCGTGGCAAAGTCATTGGATCTGTTAATGGCTTGATATGCTTTAAATACGGATCAAATCATGATTTCGGAGTTATTCATGATTCTGAAATCATTTACGGATCAAATCACGATCCTGAAGTCGTTTGCATCTGGAACCCTTCCCTCTCCGCATTATTAACTCTCCCACCATATTATACACCCCCCTATTCAATCCAACATTCTTTTCGGTTTGGATTTGATCCAAAAACAGATGATTACAAAGTTGTTAAGTTTACACGACCCATGGAGAGACAAGGAATCATGATTTCCGTTAAAGATTGGCTGCCAATTGAGGTTTATAGCATGAGAAAAGGTTCATGGAAGTCAATCACTCAAAGGCTTCCATCGAATCTCAGAGATATTTTTTCTTGTGATACCCTTTGTGTAGATGGACATGAAGGGCATCTTCATTGGATTACTGAAACTGATGATACGTGGAATTCTGTACTTACTGTATTCACATTTGATTTGAGTTCAGAGACATTCTGGGAGATGCCATTTCCGAAATACGTAATAGATTTAATGGGTTATCACAATGCAAATGATGTATGGGTTCAGTTAGGAGTTTTGGGTGGAAAGCTTTGTGTGATGTCAAGGGCCCTACCGGATTATAAATGGGAGGTGTGGGTGATGGATGAGTATGGGGTGGGTGACTCATGGGTGAAACATTATGTTTTTCCCCCATTTAGTGGTTATAATATAGTTGGATGTGGATTCACATTACAGAATGAGTTTTTTATTAAAGTTAGAGGGCGTGGTTTTGCTTTGTATGATCCGGTTGAAGAGAAGACTAAAATCTTCAAGAGTTATGGTGAAAATGTTAATTGTGGAGGTAAGGTTGTTAATTATGTCGATAGTCTTGTTTGGGTTACACCTGAGAGGAGCTGCTGCAGCATCTCTCagtttaaatattaa
- the LOC111903304 gene encoding serine/arginine-rich SC35-like splicing factor SCL30A gives MGGRSYSPSPPRGGYGRRGRSPSPRGRYGGGSRGRDLPTSLLVRNLRHDCRPEDLRRPFGQFGPLKDIYLPRDYYSGEPRGFGFVQFVDPADAAEAKYQMDGQILLGRQLTVVFAEENRKKPSDMRVRERRGGRFSDRRRSPPPRYSRSPRYTRSPPPRYARSPSRSRDYSPPPRRRQYSRSITPRDRRYSRERSYSRSPVRERSLSYDDDVPPRSPMRETSPPYSRSRSRSRSPVREQLPVRRGGSRSRSPSRSRSRSGEPGGYYRDVPPRRDDSVSP, from the exons ATGGGTGGAAGGAGCTATTCACCTTCACCACCTAGGGGTGGTTATGGAAGAAGAGGAAGGAGTCCTAGTCCCAGGGGTCGCTATGGTGGTGGTAGTCGTGGAAGAGATCTTCCAACAAGTCTTCTAGTCCGTAATCTTCGCCATGATTGccg TCCAGAAGACCTTCGGAGGCCATTTGGACAATTTGGTCCTCTAAAGGACATCTATTTGCCAAGAGATTATTATAGCGG GGAGCCAAGGGGATTTGGTTTTGTGCAATTTGTGGACCCCGCTGATGCTGCTGAAGCAAAATACCAAATGGATGGTCAAATTCTTTTAGGCAGGCAATTGACTGTTGTTTTTGCTGAAGAGAATCGGAAGAAACCTTCTGATATGAGAGTAAGAGAGCGCAG ggGCGGCAGATTCAGTGACCGTAGGCGGTCACCGCCACCTCGTTACTCTCGTTCACCGCGTTACACCCGATCTCCACCGCCTCGCTATGCTAGATCACCATCCCGCAGCCGTGATTACTCTCCACCACCAAGGAGAAGGCAGTACTCAAG GTCAATTACTCCTCGAGACAGAAGGTACAGCCGTGAGAGGTCATACTCACGCTCACCAGTAAGGGAGCGGTCTCTATCTTATGATGATGATGTGCCGCCAAGGAGCCCCATGAGGGAGACTTCACCGCCGTATAGCCGGAGTCGTAGCCGGAGCCGGAGTCCAGTAAGGGAGCAGCTTCCGGTGAGACGCGGTGGGAGCAGGAGCCGGAGCCCTAGCCGGAGCCGGAGCAGGAGCGGTGAGCCTGGTGGTTATTACAGGGATGTGCCACCGCGTAGGGACGATTCTGTTAGTCCGTGA
- the LOC111903305 gene encoding transcription initiation factor TFIID subunit 7, protein MEEQFVLRVPPSVAERIDRLLNETASSSHDQSLNLSFSEDGRNGTFVIGDDQFPASLLDLPSILESYKTYDDNVLIKTADIGQMIMIREDGDPAPDGMEYRHGVTPPMRDARRRRFRREPDLNPELVQRVEKDLLNIMNGGTAENLDMDMTEQDEVGEGSAHNTMKKAVVTPATKPDVSEAGTNVGEHERSDSDESDYSI, encoded by the exons ATGGAGGAGCAGTTTGTACTGAGAGTGCCTCCTTCTGTTGCCGAGCGTATAGATCGTCTTTTAAATGAGACCGCTTCTTCCTCTCATGACCAGTCACTTAATTTGTCTTTCTCCG AGGATGGGAGAAATGGCACGTTTGTTATAGGCGATGATCAATTTCCTGCTTCCCTCTTGGATCTTCCTAGTATTCTAGAATCATACAAAACTTATGATGACAATGTTCTGATCAAAACAGCAGATATTGGACAA ATGATTATGATCAGGGAAGATGGTGATCCTGCTCCAGATGGCATGGAGTATCGCCATGGTGTTACCCCTCCAATGAGAGATGCCAGAAGGCGAAGGTTTCGCAGGGAGCctgatttaaat CCTGAACTTGTTCAACGAGTTGAGAAAGATCTGTTGAACATCATGAACGGTGGAACTGCTGAAAATCTTG ATATGGATATGACTGAGCAAGATGAAGTTGGAGAAGGAAGTGCTCATAACACTATGAAGAAAGCAGTTGTAACACCTGCAACAAAACCTGATGTTTCAGAAGCTGGAACAAATGTTGGGGAGCATGAGAGAAGTGATTCTGATGAGTCTGATTATTCAATATGA